In the genome of Maribacter forsetii DSM 18668, the window GATATAGTTTTGTTTAGCATCTTCTGCAGAAGCAGGCTCTGTTAAATCTAACTTGTAACCAGATGTTGCATCTAATACAGCTTTGGCAGCGGTCTTGGCAGCGCTCCATCTTGCGTCTCTGTCCCCAGAGGTATAGGCAACTAATTCTAGATTTGAATAACCACCTAATACAGATGAATTAGCGCTGGCAGTAGGTCCGTCGCGTAAATCACTTGCCGCATAGGTAAGTATTCTAGATTTTAATCCCATTGCACTTAACATAGAAGCTCTACCAGGAGTAACTTCTTTGCCGTCTAGCAATGAGATGGCCGTATCTAAATCATTGGTTACGAATGTTACGTTTTCGGCATAAGTGCCTCTAGCAATGGTATAATCATCGTCTAAACCATAAGGTGTGTCAATTAATGGAGCGCCACCATAGTAACGCATAAGTTGATGGTAGTAATAGGCTCTTAAAAAAAGAGATTCACCAAGCAACCTATCCTTTAATGATTGATCATCGAATGTTGAGTTAGGTAATTCTTGTATGGCTATATTCGCTTTACGAATAGCTGAATATAACTCGTTCCATTGTGGAATGATATTTACATTTCCCGTACCTGACGGTGAAAGTGAACCTTCTGTAATTACATTTACTCCTCTACCGGAGTGTGTAAACATTGCTTCGTCCGTTAATGAAGCCAAGCCTTCTTCTTCAAACCCTCCATAGCCAAGAGATCCGTAGACATTAAATACAAAAGCTTGTGCTAACGCTCCATCTGCCCAAGTAGCATCTGCTGAAATGGAATCCAATGGTTGCGTTTCTAAGAAATCTTCATTACACGAAATAGGTACTAGCGCTAGCGCTAGCATACCTAAGAGTACTAATTTTCCTTTTTTCATGATTTTTTTTTAAAATGTTAAACTAAAGCCTGTGTTAATAATAGACTGCTGTGGATAAAACTGTCCATCATTACTAGTAGATTCAGGATCATATATATCTTGAGCCGCCCATGTAGCCAAGTTTAGACCACTCATATATACTTTAAATTTAGATAAGCCAAATTGCTCAATCATTTCTGAAGGGAAGTTATATGCCAATTGAACATTTTTAAGCCTTAAGTAATCTTTGCTAAAAAGATTGTAGGTATTGTTTCCATAATCACCACCAGTGTAATAAGTGTCCCCACGACTTGCAAGTCTTGGGTGTACACTACTTGGGTTATCTGGACTCCACCTGTTATCGTAACTATATTTTAAGAAGTTACCAATATCCCCAGATTCTGTTTGGATGAACAATTTAGCGCCTGTTGCACCTTGTAATAATACAGAAAGATCAAAGTTCTTGTAAGATGCATTGAATGTAACACCAAAGTTGAAATTAGGGTTAATGCTGTTTTTTAATCTTACTTGATCTAAATCGTTAATTATACCATCACCATTGACATCTTTAAACTTCATGTCACCAGGTTCTAATGTTGGTTTAACTGCACTATAATCTAATGGATCAGCGTCTATAGCAGCTTGGTCAATAAAAACACCATCAGACTCATATACTAAGTATGATCCAATTGGTTTTCCTTCTTGTAATTGGTATTCTGGAGCACCGGGAATTTCATCTAGAAATTCCACGCTGTTTTGCGCATAGCCACCGTTAACACCAACATCCCATTTAAAGCCATCTACATTTCCACCAAAATAGTTTAATGCAAATTCAAAACCTTCATTATTTACTTTACCTGCGTTAACAGGAGGTAGAAGCGTAGAAATACCAGAAGAACCTGGTGTAGAACCTGTTTTTTGAATAAGGATTTGATCACGTTTGTTCAAGAAGTATTCTAAAGTAAAACTTAGTTTTCCATTAAGCACAATACCATCTAAACCAATGTTATAGTTCTTAGCACGCTCCCAAGTAAAACTAGGGTTAGCCAAAAGATTTTCGAATAATGTAGTCTGTACTTGTCCGTTAATAGGATACTGACCAAATTCATAAATAGATTGGTATGCATATTCCTGTAATTCATCATCGGTGATTTCGCCATCACCATTTGTGTCAAAAGAAACTTGGTCATTACCCATTTCTCCGTAAGAACCTCTAAGTTTTAAGTAGCTAATAGAATCTACATTAAACCAGTCTTCATTATTAATATTCCAACCTAGTAATAAACCTGGGAAGAATCCGAAACGGTCGTTTCCTGGGAAGATATAAGAACCATCATACCTCCAAATAAATTCAGCTAAATACTTTTCTTTATAGTTGTACTGGGCACGACCATAATAACCTAAACGTGTTCTGTTGTAACCAAAACCATCGGTTTCTTGTGCAATTTCGCCACCAACTCCTAGTTGGTCAACTGCTGTAGAAAGATAGTTTCTTCTAAAAGCTGAGAAAAATTCACCTTGAAAATTTTCACGGGTTACACCGGCTAATAAATTTATAGTGTGATCATCACCTATTTTTTTATCATAATTCAGTAAGCCGGTAAGGTTCGTATTTAAAACATTGTTAGATGATTGTAATAATCTTGCATCCGTAAAATTAGAACGGATAGATCCGCTTAGCTCTGGAACACCTGTAGCAATATAATTTGCACGGTCTAAAGAATAAAGTGTCCAAGGTGTTTGCCATAATTTTCTACGTAGTTGACTTTGATCTACACCGGCCAATAAGGTCATTTTTAAACCTTCTATCCATGGATTTGTAATGTCTACAGAACCAGTAAACTGCAAGTAGTCGGTTGGTTGTTTGTCATAACCTGTAGCATTGGTAGTAACTACTACTGGTTGTTGTCCGTTTTCAATATCAGGTCCTGGTAAACCATTTGGCCATATTGCTGGTTCGTTAGGTCTACCTCTCATTAACATTCTAAAAATAGCACCGGCACCTTCTGTTGGGAAGGTTCTATCTTCTTTTCTGTAGCCCATACTTAACTTGGATGAAAGATAATCGTTGATTCTAGCATCGGTATTGATTCTAAAATTATACTGTTGGTATCTGTTAGCCGAATTCTTATAGATAGCTCCTTGATCTGCATAACCAACAGATGCATAGTATTTTAAATCTTCGCTACCACCACTGATGGAAAGATTGTGTCTTTGCTGTTCTGCCCAATCTTGAAAAGTAGCACCGAACCAATCTGTATTTGGGTATAACCAAGGATCTGCATTTGTTCTATGGTTATTTATAGTTTCAGGACTGAATGCTGCATTTACAGTTTCTGCAGGACTGCTGCCTGGTATAGTATAGCTACCAGATGTTTGAAAAGCCGAATTTGCTGCTCCCCATTGAGAAGATGGAATATTACTATTGTAAATAGCCAATTCGTTCATTATAGTTTGGTACTCTACGGCACTTGCCATTTCTGGAGTTCTTGTTGGTCTTGTAATACCGAAATCTGCTTTGTAATTGATTTGCATTTTACCGGCTTTACCAGATTTTGTGGTAACGATTATAGCACCATTTGCTGCTCTAGCTCCATAAATTGCCGCAGAGGCATCTTTTAAAACGGAAATATTGGCAATGTCATCCGCATTAATACGACCTATACCACCATCTCTATCTGGAATACCGTCAATTACAATTAAGGGTTGATTGTTACCCAAGGTGTTAGTACCACGAATACTAATGTTAGATTCATCGTTACCAGGCTCTCCACTGGTCTGTACAATGACAACCCCAGGTAATCTACCGGCCAGTGAGTTAGAAACACTTATAGCTGGTGAACTTTCAAGAACAGGACCTTGTACTGCGGTTACCGCACCGGTAACGGTTGCTTTTTTCTGAGTTCCGTAACCAACGACAACAACTTCGTCTAGGTTGGCAACGTCTTCTTCTAAAGAAACATTAACGGTACTCTGATTGTTAACAGGAATAACTACTGCTTTAAAGCCAATATAGCTAAATCTTAAACTGGTACTGCCATCATCTACGGTAATTGTAAAATTACCGTCAAAATCTGCTTGTACTCCCGTTGTAGGGTTGTTTGCATCAATGACTGATACACCCGGTAACGGCATGTTATCTGAAGCTGATGTAACAGTTCCAGAAACGGTTGTCTGTGCGTGGAGACTCATAAAGAGAAACCCACTGAAAAATAAAATCATCGTTAAGCTCGCATGATTTCGAATCATGGAAAACTTAGGAAAGTTTTTTTGATAATTCATAAAGTTAGTTCTTACAGTTGTTAGTTATTAAGTTGACACACGTATCAAAATCTCTTTAGGAAGCTTTTGAGATAAAAAGACTATGATACACTATGCTACTGCAAACAAATATATAAATAAATGTTAATTTAATAAATTTTGTTATGTTATTTTTTGAATTTGTTATTTAGATCTTAAAATATTATCGAATTACTAACTAAATCGAATAATTAAGAATAAAGCTCAAAACTCGTAAATGCCTGTATTTCCTGATAATTTCAACTGATTTTCAAATTTTGAATACATTATGTCGTTATTATTTTAATTTGTTTTTTGAGGATAATAATTGTTTTGATTACTGTTAATTTCAAAATTTCCTTTTCATTTTTATGCCGCTGTTATTTGCATTTAAAAATCTTAGATTTTAAAATCTTCTTTTAAATTGTATATTGACCGTTGCAAATTTTATCTATAATTTATGCCGGTTATTAGTAATATTTTAAACTTAACCCACAATAATAACCTTACAAAACATGAGCAATTGGTTCAAGGGGTTATTGAAACCATTGAAGATGGTAATTTAGCTGTAGGTGATCAATTACCCTCTATAAACGTTATGGTTGAAGAGATTGGTTACGCTAGAAAAACCATATTTAAAGCTTACGAAGAACTCAAAAATAGAGGCTTAATTGAGTCCCGACAATTAAAGGGATATTTTGTAATAAGTCAGGCTACGAATATTACCAAAAGAATGGCCTTGTTACTGTTCGCTTTTCAGAGTTATCAAGAAGAATTTTACAAGACATTCAGAAAAGAAATGGGTAAACGATTTCAGATAGATGTTTTTTTTCATCATAATAATTCTACTGTTTTCGAAACCATTATGACCAATATCAATGGTAAATATGGCATGTATGTAATTGCCCCGATTCAAAATCAAAAGATTACTCGGTTATTGCAACATATTGAGCCTAAAAAATTGTTACTGGTAGATCGCTACTTGAATTTAGGGAAGGCATTTTCTTACATCTCCCAAGAATTTGAAAATGTAATCTATAGGTCACTGGTACAATTGCTTCCTGAAATAAAAAAATATACTAAACTTGTTCTTTACTTTAATGAAGAGAACGATTTTTCACCTATTTCCATTAAAAATGCATTTGAAAGATTTTTAAAAGATTACTCGGTAAACGGTGAGGTAAAAAATCATTACGCTATAGGATCTGCAGCTAAGGGAAATCTTTATTTTGCTTTAGGGGATACTATATTATGGCATATTTTACGGGATGCGGTGCGTAAAAAGTTAACCATAGGAGAAGACATCGGTATTCTATCTCAAAATGACAATGTATCTAAAGAAATCGTTTTTGGTGGTATTACGACCATCTCTACTGATTTTAATGAAATGGCAAAGTTGGCGGCACGGCATATAAAAAATGAAAGTACAACTCAGATTATCATGCCATCGAAATTAATTAAAAGAGCTTCTTTATAGTATTTTTCATGTCTTTTAAATGTATAGGTGATTGCTTCTAATAATACAGACGATTAATTGGTAAGAGAATTGTTTCATCTAGTGGCAAAAGCATCTTATTTCAATCTTATTTGTTCTATTTTTGAAAAAAATTGCTAGTAATGCACACTATTGAAGAATATAGAGATGAGTTTATTGCGTATTTAGACTCAAAGAAAATTACAAAGGAACCTAGAAACCTTTATGAGCCCATTACCTATATTCTTGGTTTAGGTGGTAAGCGCTTAAGACCTGTTTTGGTATTAATGACCGCTGAAATTTTTAAGGGAGATTTTAAAAATGCTTTAGATGCTGCGGTAGCAATTGAAGTGTTTCATAATTTTTCTTTGGTTCATGATGATATTATGGATGATGCCCCTGTTCGAAGAGGGCAAACTACCGTTCATGAAAAATGGGATGTAAATACGGGTATTCTGTCTGGTGATGCCATGCTGATTATGGCATATCAACTTTTTGAAAATTATGAGCCCAATGTGTTTCGTGACTTGGCTAAGCTTTTTAGTAAAACGGCATTAGAGGTTTGCGAGGGTCAGCAGTATGACGTGGATTTTGAAACTCGTGATGATGTGATGTTGCCTGAGTATCTTAAAATGATCGAATATAAAACAGCGGTTCTTGTGGCTGCTGCGTTAAAAATGGGGGCTATTGTTGCAGGTGCTTCTGAAACTGCACAAGAACAAATGTATAATTTTGGATTAAACCTTGGTATTGCCTTTCAATTGCAAGATGATTATTTAGATGTTTTTGGTGATCCTGAAACGTTTGGTAAACAGGTTGGTGGTGATATTATTGAGAATAAGAAGACATATCTTTACTTAAAAGCGCTTAACTCTGGTTCTGAAATGATGACAAAAGAACTAGAGCATTTATATTCTATTCAACCAAAGGAAGCAGATGCTAAAGTAAAAGCCGTACGTTCAATTTTTGAAAAAACCGAGGCGGATAAAGCTACTAAAGTTGCCATTTCTGATTATACTGCAAAAGCTTTTGAAGTACTTGATGAAATGGATGTAGCGGAAGAAAAGAAAACTTTACTTAGAGAATTCGGTGAAAACCTTATGAACAGAACTGTTTAGAAAATCCTTCTAAATAAAGCTTTTATAAATGGAGCTTTGGGGCAGGAATTGATGTAAACGATATCTTCTTTTAAACTGGTTTTTTCATCTAGAAATTTAAATACCATCTGTGGCTTTAAAGATTTGAAAATGGACTCAAAAATCGTATGTCCATTTGCATTGTCATTGTGTAGAACATCTAAAAAAAGCAAATCATAAAACCAAAATTTCCCTTTTAGTTTTAGCTTTTGAAGTGATTTATCTTGCTTTATGAGCGCTACCAGTTTAGGTATTTTCTTAGCCGTACTCATTAAAGTATACCCTGTACTAGGTTTTGCCCATCCGCCTGCGGTACCTATGTAGCTAACCCTATTGGTGTGGTGTTCCTTGAAGTCATAGGCAGTCATGGGTATGCTACCGACTTCTGTTTCTATTATCTCATAGGCATCACATTTAAATCGCTCTGCTATATATTTCTTTAATGCTTCGTCGTATTCTTTTTTTGGTAATAACTGCTCTGAAAACAAGGTGTATTCTATCAACGCAGTGTTTTCAGAATAGGGGAGTACATACATAAAACGCGTATTCCCTTTTTGGGGGATGGAAAAATCCATGTATGTGACTTCATTACTATTAAAAACCGGTTTATCGATTTTAATGACCCAACCCACAAAATGCTGTTGTAATACGGGGTATTTATTTTGCTCAGTTGCCATTTTATAATCAAAAAGACTATTAAAGATGTACTTACCAGAATAAGTATTGCTGGTCGTCTGTACGGTAACTTTAGAATGCGTTTCTTTTAAATCTACTAAAGCCTCTTGAATAAAGGTAATGTTCGATGATTCTTTTATTCTACCTAAATAGTGATCGTAAAAATCAATACTCCTTATCATTTTGTAGGAGTACGGATTTATATCTGTTCTTCTAATAATATCTTCTCCTTGAAAGTGAATTGAATTCCATTTTTTGTGGACTATAGCTTCAAACTGACCGTCACCTTCTTCCCAAAAGCACCATGTTCTATCATTGACGTCTTTTGCATCTTTGTCAAGTAAAAGTATTTTTTTTTGATCAAAAAACGAATCGTTCAGCATAGCATCTGCAAGAAGCAAACCAGATGCACCCGCGCCAATAATGATATAATCGTATTCGTTCATATTTTTTAAACAATACCCAGACTGCTGTATTGCTGAGGTGTTCAAAAATACGAAATAGCAATTGTCTTTTGCGCTTAATTCAAGGTATAACGCACTCCAAAAAATGATCGTATGCCTTGGTTTGGCCCATATACATAGGAAGGGTCAAAAGTCAGCGCATTTGGATTATTTGGTGTAGCAACGGCATTACCGTTATCATCAAATGTAACTTCTTTATCAAATGGATCGTTTGCACGGGCGATTATGAACGGATTTCCTCTATTAGGAGTCCAGTCTAATAGGTTTTTAACCCCGCCGTAGAATTCAAGATTTTCTATTCCATCATAAGATAATTGTATGTTTTGAATACTCCATGCCGGTGAAAAATCGCTTCTTGGGTCACTATCGCCTAGGGTAGGTAATCGCATGGGACCGTATAAATTACCGGTGTAATCAACTGTTAGATCCCAAGTGCGAATATCATAGCTAATGCTCCAGTTTGCAGAATAACTTTCTGTAAGTATCTGTCTTTCTTTTACTCCGTCTTCAGTATTGCTCACATCTTGTAAAGTACCGCCTATCATTAGTTTTAATCCGTTGTAGAAAGCTACATCTAGATTGGCACTTATTCCTTTTGAAATTGAAGTGCCATTTAAATTATCATATATAATCTGATTAGGATTGGTGTCATAATCCGGGATAATTACATTCTGGAAATTGGTGTAGAAAATAGAGGCATCCAAGCCAACGAATGTGCCGTTATCACCGTATATTTTCTTCAAATAATTCAGGTTAACGTTAAACGAACGCTCCGGTTTTAGTTCTTCCGCAATAATAACATCTCTTGATCCCGTTAAAGCTGCATGATCTTCGGTAAAAAGATTTACTACCCTAAAACCTGTGCCGGCATTTAGGCGAATAATATCATTATCGGTAAACTTAAACCTGTACGCTGCCCTAGGGGTAAATATGTTTCCATGGCGACTGTCATAATCATATCTACCTCCTAGAAGTAATGAATGTTTTTTGTTGAACGCTATTTCATCTTGTATGAATAAACTGGGTATTACAACTTCATCTGGTTCGTTACCTTCAGCGCTTAACGTAGCAGGTGTGCTATCATCATAATAGTTGTAGCGTAAAGCAGTTCCGGCTAAAAGGCTATGTTTACCAACGGTTTTATCCCAGGTTAGTTGGGTAAAACCTATACGCTGATCAGCTAGGTAGGGAACATCACCGTAAACGGAATTTTGTTTGTGGTCGTTATATGAAAAAGAAAGCATCATATTTTCTTCTACCGGTAATTGGTATTTACCTAAAAGTTCCCATCTACGAGTGTATATACTTTCTCCATAAATTTCATCTCCTCCTCTAAATTCTGGAGTCCATTGCATTTCTCCTCCCCATCTGTCTTCATAGAAAAAACGTCCTGCCAAGGAAAATATTCGGGAGTTTTTTCTGGTGAAATTCCATTTCTGAAAAACAGAAATACGGTCTTGTAGTGTTAGGTCTGTAAAATTATCACCATTATTATCAATAGGGTTATCATACCTAAAATAGTTAGCTCCTAATAGCACATTTGCTTTTTTGCCTACGTTGAATTTTGTGCCTACATCAAGATTAAATTCACCCCAATCGGTCACAAAACTATCAGCGAAAAAATTAGGAGCTGTCAAGTTATTTTTAGTGATTATATTTATAAGACCACCAACGGCTTCACTACCATAGAGTGTAGAAGCAGGCCCTTTTACTACCTCAATCTGTTCAATAAGGGAATTGGGTATACCAGATAATCCGTACACGGTTCCCAAACCACTTACAATGGGCATGCCGTCAATAAGCACCAATGTATATGGACCTTCTAATCCGTTAATATGAATATCTCCCGTATTACACACATTACAGTTGATCTGCGGTCTTACTCCGTTTACGTTTTGTAAGGCTTCAAAAATACTCGCCGTTGGATTTTTTTTGAAAAACGTAGGTTTATAGACTTCTACCGGCACCGGACTCTCTAACCTACTAACAGGCTTCAAAGTTCCGGTAACGACCATTTCATCTAAAGATTCTGTAGAGGGTGATAAGTTGATGTTCAAATTTTTATCCTCACCTTCAGAAATCGTCAATGTTTTGTAAAATTTTTCAAAACCGATGTTAGAAGCAATAAGGGTATGTTTTCCCAACGGGACATTCTTTAAAGAATAATTGCCGTTTTCATCTGAAGCAACACCGATTTGTGTGCCTTTTAGGTAAATATTTACATAAGCTTCTGGAACCCCATTCGAAGAGATTGTTCCAGATATGGTCGAATTTTGCGCGTTAATAATCCCGAAAGACAAAATAGAGCAGGCAAAAAATATTATTTTAATCATCTAAATTTAATTTTAGACAAAACTAAAAAATTGTTTTTACGTATAAAAATGTATTTTTGTATTAATATTGTTTTTTAAATGACACTATCAGAAGAAGATTACATTAAAACTATTTATCATCTAAGTGAGTACAACAGTAAATCTGTTGCTACGAATGCTATTGCTGAGCAGATGAAAACGAAGCCGTCATCTGTAACGGATATGGTTAAGAAGCTGTCTGAAAAATCTTTAGTGAATTATAAAAAGTATCAGGGGGTTTTGCTTTCAGAGAAAGGTAGGTTAGTTGCGCTTTCTATTATTAGAAAACATCGCTTATGGGAAGTGTTTTTGGTAGACAAGCTTAATTTCTCTTGGGATGAGGTTCACGTAGTGGCAGAGCAATTAGAGCATATAAAGAGTGATGCCTTAATAGATAAATTAGATGCCCATTTAGGTTACCCTAAAGTGGATCCGCATGGTGATCCTATACCAAATAAGGATGGCGTGTTCACTAAATCTGTCAAGAAATTAATTAGCGAGTTACCAGTTGGTAGTCAAGGGGTATGTGTTGGTGTTAACGATTCATCGGCTGCATTTTTAAAATTTTTAGACAAGAATAAAATCGCACTGGGCGATACTTTTAGAATATTGGAAATTGAAGAGTTTGATGGTTCCGTGACTATTTCTACAAGGTCTGGATCCATTAGTATATCAAAACAAATTGCAACAAATTTATTTTTAGAGATTGTAGATGAAGAATAGGTTTTAAACCGATGAATTAAAATTATGGATGAAATAATAGCGTATTTTGAATCGATAGACCCAGTTTTAGCTGCGTTTTACGCAACATTGTTTACATGGGGGCTGACAGCTGCCGGGGCTGCACTGGTTTTTCTTTTTAAAACTATGAACCGTGCCGTTCTTGATGG includes:
- a CDS encoding SusC/RagA family TonB-linked outer membrane protein, with protein sequence MSLHAQTTVSGTVTSASDNMPLPGVSVIDANNPTTGVQADFDGNFTITVDDGSTSLRFSYIGFKAVVIPVNNQSTVNVSLEEDVANLDEVVVVGYGTQKKATVTGAVTAVQGPVLESSPAISVSNSLAGRLPGVVIVQTSGEPGNDESNISIRGTNTLGNNQPLIVIDGIPDRDGGIGRINADDIANISVLKDASAAIYGARAANGAIIVTTKSGKAGKMQINYKADFGITRPTRTPEMASAVEYQTIMNELAIYNSNIPSSQWGAANSAFQTSGSYTIPGSSPAETVNAAFSPETINNHRTNADPWLYPNTDWFGATFQDWAEQQRHNLSISGGSEDLKYYASVGYADQGAIYKNSANRYQQYNFRINTDARINDYLSSKLSMGYRKEDRTFPTEGAGAIFRMLMRGRPNEPAIWPNGLPGPDIENGQQPVVVTTNATGYDKQPTDYLQFTGSVDITNPWIEGLKMTLLAGVDQSQLRRKLWQTPWTLYSLDRANYIATGVPELSGSIRSNFTDARLLQSSNNVLNTNLTGLLNYDKKIGDDHTINLLAGVTRENFQGEFFSAFRRNYLSTAVDQLGVGGEIAQETDGFGYNRTRLGYYGRAQYNYKEKYLAEFIWRYDGSYIFPGNDRFGFFPGLLLGWNINNEDWFNVDSISYLKLRGSYGEMGNDQVSFDTNGDGEITDDELQEYAYQSIYEFGQYPINGQVQTTLFENLLANPSFTWERAKNYNIGLDGIVLNGKLSFTLEYFLNKRDQILIQKTGSTPGSSGISTLLPPVNAGKVNNEGFEFALNYFGGNVDGFKWDVGVNGGYAQNSVEFLDEIPGAPEYQLQEGKPIGSYLVYESDGVFIDQAAIDADPLDYSAVKPTLEPGDMKFKDVNGDGIINDLDQVRLKNSINPNFNFGVTFNASYKNFDLSVLLQGATGAKLFIQTESGDIGNFLKYSYDNRWSPDNPSSVHPRLASRGDTYYTGGDYGNNTYNLFSKDYLRLKNVQLAYNFPSEMIEQFGLSKFKVYMSGLNLATWAAQDIYDPESTSNDGQFYPQQSIINTGFSLTF
- a CDS encoding GntR family transcriptional regulator; amino-acid sequence: MPVISNILNLTHNNNLTKHEQLVQGVIETIEDGNLAVGDQLPSINVMVEEIGYARKTIFKAYEELKNRGLIESRQLKGYFVISQATNITKRMALLLFAFQSYQEEFYKTFRKEMGKRFQIDVFFHHNNSTVFETIMTNINGKYGMYVIAPIQNQKITRLLQHIEPKKLLLVDRYLNLGKAFSYISQEFENVIYRSLVQLLPEIKKYTKLVLYFNEENDFSPISIKNAFERFLKDYSVNGEVKNHYAIGSAAKGNLYFALGDTILWHILRDAVRKKLTIGEDIGILSQNDNVSKEIVFGGITTISTDFNEMAKLAARHIKNESTTQIIMPSKLIKRASL
- a CDS encoding polyprenyl synthetase family protein — translated: MHTIEEYRDEFIAYLDSKKITKEPRNLYEPITYILGLGGKRLRPVLVLMTAEIFKGDFKNALDAAVAIEVFHNFSLVHDDIMDDAPVRRGQTTVHEKWDVNTGILSGDAMLIMAYQLFENYEPNVFRDLAKLFSKTALEVCEGQQYDVDFETRDDVMLPEYLKMIEYKTAVLVAAALKMGAIVAGASETAQEQMYNFGLNLGIAFQLQDDYLDVFGDPETFGKQVGGDIIENKKTYLYLKALNSGSEMMTKELEHLYSIQPKEADAKVKAVRSIFEKTEADKATKVAISDYTAKAFEVLDEMDVAEEKKTLLREFGENLMNRTV
- a CDS encoding lycopene cyclase family protein, with protein sequence MNEYDYIIIGAGASGLLLADAMLNDSFFDQKKILLLDKDAKDVNDRTWCFWEEGDGQFEAIVHKKWNSIHFQGEDIIRRTDINPYSYKMIRSIDFYDHYLGRIKESSNITFIQEALVDLKETHSKVTVQTTSNTYSGKYIFNSLFDYKMATEQNKYPVLQQHFVGWVIKIDKPVFNSNEVTYMDFSIPQKGNTRFMYVLPYSENTALIEYTLFSEQLLPKKEYDEALKKYIAERFKCDAYEIIETEVGSIPMTAYDFKEHHTNRVSYIGTAGGWAKPSTGYTLMSTAKKIPKLVALIKQDKSLQKLKLKGKFWFYDLLFLDVLHNDNANGHTIFESIFKSLKPQMVFKFLDEKTSLKEDIVYINSCPKAPFIKALFRRIF
- a CDS encoding TonB-dependent receptor, with the protein product MIKIIFFACSILSFGIINAQNSTISGTISSNGVPEAYVNIYLKGTQIGVASDENGNYSLKNVPLGKHTLIASNIGFEKFYKTLTISEGEDKNLNINLSPSTESLDEMVVTGTLKPVSRLESPVPVEVYKPTFFKKNPTASIFEALQNVNGVRPQINCNVCNTGDIHINGLEGPYTLVLIDGMPIVSGLGTVYGLSGIPNSLIEQIEVVKGPASTLYGSEAVGGLINIITKNNLTAPNFFADSFVTDWGEFNLDVGTKFNVGKKANVLLGANYFRYDNPIDNNGDNFTDLTLQDRISVFQKWNFTRKNSRIFSLAGRFFYEDRWGGEMQWTPEFRGGDEIYGESIYTRRWELLGKYQLPVEENMMLSFSYNDHKQNSVYGDVPYLADQRIGFTQLTWDKTVGKHSLLAGTALRYNYYDDSTPATLSAEGNEPDEVVIPSLFIQDEIAFNKKHSLLLGGRYDYDSRHGNIFTPRAAYRFKFTDNDIIRLNAGTGFRVVNLFTEDHAALTGSRDVIIAEELKPERSFNVNLNYLKKIYGDNGTFVGLDASIFYTNFQNVIIPDYDTNPNQIIYDNLNGTSISKGISANLDVAFYNGLKLMIGGTLQDVSNTEDGVKERQILTESYSANWSISYDIRTWDLTVDYTGNLYGPMRLPTLGDSDPRSDFSPAWSIQNIQLSYDGIENLEFYGGVKNLLDWTPNRGNPFIIARANDPFDKEVTFDDNGNAVATPNNPNALTFDPSYVYGPNQGIRSFFGVRYTLN
- a CDS encoding metal-dependent transcriptional regulator is translated as MTLSEEDYIKTIYHLSEYNSKSVATNAIAEQMKTKPSSVTDMVKKLSEKSLVNYKKYQGVLLSEKGRLVALSIIRKHRLWEVFLVDKLNFSWDEVHVVAEQLEHIKSDALIDKLDAHLGYPKVDPHGDPIPNKDGVFTKSVKKLISELPVGSQGVCVGVNDSSAAFLKFLDKNKIALGDTFRILEIEEFDGSVTISTRSGSISISKQIATNLFLEIVDEE